Proteins co-encoded in one Opitutus terrae PB90-1 genomic window:
- a CDS encoding alpha/beta hydrolase, translated as MILSSLRGCMRRWMAVAVIGAVHALVSTNAFGDQAGISVLSDAAYKTGPDLTEYEASRCKLDVYLPAARQDFPTLIWLHGGGLTAGKKEDASNIARLLAERGVAVVVPNYRLSAKAPYPAYIDDSAAAVAWTVRHIAEHGGRRERVFLGGHSAGAYLVLMVGLNPAYLEKYELQPGALAGLIPVAGQTLTHYTIREERGLPKATIIADEAAPLHHVKSGLPPLLVVWAEHDMEMRAEENLLLVSALKAAGQKDVRTLVLPNRHHGTTVSEFGESDDQLLEAIVTFVGAKR; from the coding sequence ATGATTCTCTCGTCTCTTCGCGGATGCATGCGGCGGTGGATGGCGGTTGCGGTGATCGGTGCGGTGCACGCGTTGGTTTCGACCAACGCGTTTGGCGATCAGGCGGGGATCTCGGTCCTCAGCGATGCGGCCTATAAGACCGGACCGGACCTGACGGAGTACGAGGCCAGTCGGTGCAAGCTCGACGTCTATCTGCCGGCGGCGCGCCAGGATTTCCCAACGCTGATCTGGCTGCATGGCGGAGGGCTGACCGCCGGAAAGAAGGAGGACGCAAGCAACATCGCGCGGCTCCTGGCCGAGCGTGGCGTGGCCGTGGTGGTGCCAAACTATCGGCTCAGCGCCAAGGCGCCCTATCCCGCCTACATCGACGACTCGGCTGCGGCCGTGGCCTGGACGGTGCGGCACATCGCGGAACACGGCGGCCGTCGCGAGCGCGTGTTTCTCGGCGGCCACTCTGCGGGCGCGTATCTGGTGCTCATGGTCGGGTTGAACCCGGCGTATTTGGAAAAATACGAGCTGCAGCCCGGCGCGCTGGCGGGATTGATCCCGGTCGCTGGACAAACCCTGACCCACTACACGATTCGCGAAGAACGCGGCCTGCCGAAAGCGACGATCATCGCCGACGAAGCTGCGCCGCTGCACCACGTGAAAAGCGGGCTGCCGCCATTGCTCGTGGTCTGGGCCGAGCACGACATGGAGATGAGAGCTGAGGAAAACCTGCTGCTGGTGTCGGCGTTGAAGGCGGCCGGGCAGAAGGACGTGCGCACCCTCGTGCTGCCCAACCGCCATCACGGTACGACCGTGAGCGAGTTCGGTGAGTCCGATGACCAGTTGCTGGAGGCGATCGTGACGTTCGTGGGCGCGAAGCGGTGA
- a CDS encoding energy transducer TonB: protein MKARSILTSLICGVALGTATLPALAGDKPEPFPKAADEAPGQWPQVVSQVQPLYPAKMLAEKIEGDVQVALVVTAKGDTTQVRAFFSTRPEFEEPAIEAVKQWKFTPGMKDGRAVNTQMVVPIKFALPAHGDKR from the coding sequence ATGAAAGCACGCTCGATTCTTACCTCCCTGATTTGCGGGGTCGCGCTGGGTACGGCGACGCTGCCGGCGCTCGCCGGCGACAAGCCGGAGCCGTTCCCGAAAGCCGCCGACGAGGCGCCGGGCCAGTGGCCGCAGGTGGTCTCGCAAGTCCAGCCGCTCTATCCCGCGAAAATGCTGGCCGAAAAGATCGAGGGCGACGTGCAGGTTGCGCTGGTCGTCACCGCGAAGGGCGACACCACCCAGGTGCGGGCGTTTTTCAGCACGCGGCCCGAGTTCGAGGAGCCCGCGATCGAAGCGGTGAAGCAGTGGAAGTTCACGCCCGGCATGAAGGACGGCCGTGCGGTGAACACCCAGATGGTGGTGCCGATCAAGTTCGCGCTGCCGGCGCACGGCGATAAGCGCTAA
- a CDS encoding peroxiredoxin-like family protein: MKSTRLRFLSILAVATLGLATSAFAGDMAQSDHAMAMMPMKQLGVGDHVPAVTVLDEASRPHDLAALVREKPTVLIFYRGGWCPYCNMHLAALVGIEDELRAAGYQLLAVSADQPMKLRETPDRGKIHYQLFSDQEMKAADALGISFEVKPDDVRMFKEKYQIDLEAASGRTHHKLPHPAVYVVDTSGTIRFAHVNPDYKHRLEPQKIVAAAKDAAMMTTAKM, from the coding sequence ATGAAATCAACACGTCTCCGTTTCCTCTCGATCCTCGCGGTTGCGACGCTCGGCCTGGCCACGTCGGCTTTCGCCGGTGACATGGCCCAGTCAGATCACGCGATGGCCATGATGCCGATGAAGCAGCTCGGCGTCGGCGATCACGTGCCGGCTGTCACCGTGCTCGATGAAGCCAGCCGGCCGCACGATCTCGCGGCGCTCGTGCGCGAAAAACCCACGGTGTTGATCTTCTACCGCGGCGGCTGGTGTCCTTACTGCAACATGCACCTGGCCGCGCTGGTCGGCATCGAGGATGAGCTGCGCGCGGCAGGTTACCAGCTGCTCGCGGTCAGCGCCGACCAGCCGATGAAGCTGCGCGAAACACCAGACCGCGGGAAGATTCACTACCAGCTGTTTTCCGATCAGGAGATGAAAGCCGCGGACGCGCTGGGCATTTCCTTCGAGGTGAAGCCGGACGATGTGCGGATGTTCAAAGAGAAATATCAGATCGATCTCGAAGCCGCATCCGGTCGAACGCACCACAAGCTGCCGCATCCGGCCGTGTATGTCGTCGACACCAGCGGCACGATCCGCTTCGCCCACGTGAATCCGGATTACAAGCACCGGCTCGAGCCCCAAAAGATCGTGGCTGCCGCCAAGGACGCGGCAATGATGACGACGGCGAAGATGTGA